One Prunus dulcis chromosome 8, ALMONDv2, whole genome shotgun sequence DNA window includes the following coding sequences:
- the LOC117637966 gene encoding protein PHLOEM PROTEIN 2-LIKE A1-like produces the protein MVCARDLKIIWSRDRRYWRWVKETENSYVAELLNVCWLKVSGKVENPNLSPGTQYEVVLVAKMKTRAYGWDAPVNFKFTHPGGTKDWTINLGDKFKDSKDQWKDIKLGEFNASANPGDIEFWLYKYGGKWKSGLVIKGVAVRPKS, from the exons ATGGTCTGTGCAAGGGATCTCAAAATCATTTGGTCTAGAGACCGTCGTTACTGGCGATGGGTCAAAGAGACAGAAAACAG TTACGTTGCTGAACTGTTAAATGTATGTTGGCTAAAAGTGAGTGGAAAAGTTGAGAACCCAAACCTGTCACCAGGAACTCAGTATGAAGTTGTACTTGTGGCCAAGATGAAAACTAGAGCTTATGGATGGGATGCTCcagtgaatttcaaattcacTCACCCAGGTGGTACAAAGGACTGGACCATTAATTTGGGGGATAAGTTTAAGGATAGTAAAGATCAATGGAAAGATATTAAGTTGGGTGAGTTTAATGCATCCGCAAATCCAGGGGACATCGAGTTTTGGCTGTATAAATATGGTGGGAAATGGAAGAGCGGACTTGTTATCAAGGGTGTTGCCGTTCGACCAAAGAGCTAA